A genomic segment from Pseudomonas mendocina encodes:
- the aldA gene encoding aldehyde dehydrogenase gives MSETTYQNYIDNAFVGSDTLIEVRNPATAELLARIPEASNEQVDRAIAAARKAQKAWAAKPAIERAGYLRRIAEKVRANAPRLAQIITREGGKVPALAEVEVNFTADYLDYMAEWARRLEGEVLTSDRAGEHIFLLRKPLGVVAGILPWNFPFFLIARKMAPALLTGNTIVIKPSEETPINCFEFAKLVAEVNLPTGVFNVVGGTGAGAGSALTSHAGVDLISFTGSVGTGSRIMAAAAPHITKLNLELGGKAPAIVLADADLDLAVNAIKASRVINTGQVCNCAERVYVERKVADQFIDKIASAMAATRYGDPSAQTDLDMGPLINQAGLDKVAQMVRTAVGQGAQVITGGNVADLGQGFHYQPTVLAGCTADMEIMRKEIFGPVLPIQIVDDLDEAILRANDSEYGLTSSIYTRNLSAALKASRELDFGETYINRENFEAMQGFHAGTRKSGIGGADGKHGLYEYTHTHVIYAQE, from the coding sequence ATGAGCGAAACCACTTACCAGAACTACATCGACAACGCCTTCGTCGGCAGTGACACGCTGATCGAAGTGCGCAACCCGGCTACCGCCGAACTGCTGGCACGCATCCCCGAGGCCAGCAACGAGCAGGTTGATCGCGCCATCGCCGCCGCGCGCAAGGCGCAGAAAGCCTGGGCAGCCAAACCGGCCATCGAGCGCGCCGGCTACCTGCGCCGTATCGCCGAGAAGGTGCGGGCCAACGCGCCGCGCCTGGCCCAGATCATCACCCGCGAAGGCGGCAAGGTACCGGCGCTGGCTGAGGTGGAAGTCAACTTCACCGCTGATTACCTCGACTACATGGCCGAGTGGGCGCGTCGCCTGGAAGGTGAAGTGCTGACCAGCGACCGCGCCGGCGAACACATCTTCCTGCTGCGCAAGCCGCTGGGCGTGGTGGCCGGCATCCTGCCGTGGAACTTCCCGTTCTTCCTCATCGCACGCAAGATGGCGCCGGCGCTGCTGACCGGCAACACCATCGTCATCAAGCCCAGCGAAGAAACCCCGATCAACTGTTTCGAGTTCGCCAAGCTGGTGGCTGAAGTCAATCTGCCGACTGGCGTTTTCAACGTTGTTGGCGGCACCGGTGCGGGTGCTGGCAGCGCGCTGACCAGCCATGCCGGCGTCGATCTGATCAGCTTCACCGGTAGCGTCGGTACCGGCTCGCGGATCATGGCCGCCGCCGCGCCGCACATCACCAAGCTCAACCTGGAGCTGGGCGGCAAGGCGCCAGCCATCGTCCTGGCCGATGCCGATCTGGATCTGGCGGTCAACGCCATCAAGGCTTCGCGGGTGATCAACACCGGACAGGTGTGCAACTGCGCGGAGCGCGTCTATGTCGAGCGCAAGGTGGCTGACCAGTTCATCGACAAGATCGCCTCGGCGATGGCAGCGACCCGGTATGGCGACCCGTCCGCTCAGACCGATCTGGACATGGGGCCGCTGATCAACCAGGCCGGCTTGGACAAGGTTGCACAGATGGTGCGCACGGCGGTCGGGCAGGGCGCTCAGGTGATCACTGGTGGCAATGTCGCCGACCTGGGCCAGGGCTTCCACTACCAGCCCACCGTGCTGGCCGGTTGCACCGCTGACATGGAGATCATGCGTAAGGAAATCTTCGGCCCGGTACTGCCGATCCAGATCGTCGATGACCTCGACGAAGCCATCTTGCGTGCCAACGACAGCGAGTACGGCCTGACCTCGTCGATCTACACCCGCAACCTCAGCGCCGCGCTCAAGGCCAGCCGCGAGCTGGACTTTGGCGAAACCTACATCAACCGCGAGAACTTCGAGGCGATGCAGGGCTTCCACGCCGGCACGCGCAAATCCGGCATCGGTGGTGCGGATGGCAAGCATGGGCTGTATGAGTACACCCATACCCATGTGATCTACGCGCAGGAGTAA
- the gntR gene encoding HTH-type transcriptional regulator GntR has protein sequence MTQRRRRSAERVTLSDVAKAAGCSLMSASRALSQPGRVSDALREQVMRAAQALGYVPNPAARALASSRSNLVAVVIPSLSNSVFVDTVEAIQRVLMPAGFEMMIGVSHYRVEEDERLLRSYLAHQPAGLLVTGFERSDAAREILGASSCPLVTLMELSEEPEDYCVGFSQIEAGAAMTRALVQRGYRHIAFAAAQLDPRTLQRAEGYRQVMHYLNRHDPALELLTPQLSSIGLGAELLDRLLAQQPQIDAVFFNNDDLAMGALFRARQLGLEVPGRLAIAGFNDLPAAAWMHPALSTVRTTRGRIGELAANMLLALMRGETPEQHCIDVGFELVMRDSA, from the coding sequence ATGACTCAACGCCGTCGCCGGTCCGCTGAACGCGTCACCCTATCCGATGTGGCCAAGGCTGCGGGTTGCTCGCTGATGTCTGCTTCGCGCGCGTTGTCGCAGCCGGGGCGGGTGTCCGATGCGCTGCGTGAACAGGTGATGCGGGCTGCGCAGGCGCTGGGCTACGTGCCCAATCCGGCTGCGCGGGCGCTGGCCAGTTCGCGCTCGAACCTGGTGGCGGTGGTGATCCCGTCGCTGTCGAACTCGGTGTTCGTCGATACCGTCGAGGCGATCCAGCGCGTGCTGATGCCAGCCGGTTTCGAGATGATGATCGGCGTCAGCCACTACCGGGTCGAGGAGGACGAGCGCCTGCTGCGCTCCTACCTGGCGCATCAACCCGCCGGCCTGCTGGTGACCGGTTTCGAACGCAGCGATGCTGCGCGCGAAATACTCGGTGCCAGCAGCTGCCCGCTGGTGACGCTGATGGAACTGAGCGAAGAGCCTGAAGACTATTGCGTCGGCTTCTCACAGATCGAGGCCGGTGCTGCCATGACCCGCGCCCTGGTGCAGCGCGGCTACCGCCACATCGCCTTCGCCGCGGCGCAGCTCGACCCGCGTACCTTGCAACGCGCCGAGGGTTATCGCCAGGTGATGCACTACCTCAATCGCCATGATCCGGCGCTGGAACTGCTGACGCCGCAGCTGTCGTCCATAGGCCTGGGGGCCGAGTTGCTCGATCGTCTGTTGGCTCAGCAGCCGCAGATCGATGCGGTGTTCTTCAACAACGACGACTTGGCCATGGGGGCGTTGTTTCGCGCGCGGCAACTGGGGCTGGAGGTGCCGGGGCGACTGGCCATTGCCGGCTTCAACGACCTGCCTGCGGCGGCCTGGATGCATCCTGCTCTAAGTACGGTGCGCACCACGCGTGGTCGTATCGGCGAGCTGGCGGCGAACATGCTGCTGGCGCTGATGCGTGGTGAAACACCGGAGCAGCATTGCATTGATGTCGGTTTCGAACTGGTGATGCGCGACAGCGCCTGA
- a CDS encoding lipase secretion chaperone: MKKVLFALPLLIAASLALMLYLQPGHQPAQLPSPAAVTATPSAAQRTAETAPPTSEGRPKKTAKLALPSSFVGTEVDGSFRVDATGNLIISEDIRRIFDYFLASIGEESLDASVSRLRNYIDSQLQEPARARAQALLEQYLSYKRELVLLERDLPQMASLDAMRQRESAVQALRARLFDSETHQAFFAREEGYNRFTLERLAIQHDGRMSAEEKGLAVDRLRASLPEDLQDAVLPQLQQELRQNTARLQAEGASAVQIRQMRQQLVGAEATTRLEALDSQRENWQKRLGDYIAAKARIEASEGLSSGDKRAAIEALAAERFDERERLRLDAAEQLAASKKP; the protein is encoded by the coding sequence GTGAAGAAAGTTTTGTTCGCCCTGCCGTTACTGATCGCCGCCAGCCTGGCATTGATGCTTTACCTGCAACCCGGGCACCAGCCCGCTCAACTTCCCTCTCCCGCCGCGGTTACGGCGACGCCATCCGCAGCGCAGCGAACCGCAGAGACCGCACCGCCGACCAGCGAAGGCAGGCCGAAGAAGACTGCCAAGCTCGCCCTGCCCAGCTCTTTCGTCGGCACCGAAGTCGACGGCAGCTTTCGAGTCGATGCCACCGGCAACCTGATCATCAGCGAAGATATCCGGCGCATCTTCGATTACTTTCTCGCCAGCATCGGTGAAGAAAGCCTGGATGCCAGTGTTTCACGCCTGCGCAACTACATCGACAGCCAGCTCCAGGAGCCGGCGCGAGCCCGCGCACAGGCGCTGCTGGAACAATACCTGAGCTACAAGCGTGAGCTGGTACTGCTGGAGCGCGACCTGCCGCAAATGGCCAGTCTGGATGCCATGCGCCAGCGTGAAAGTGCCGTACAGGCTTTGCGCGCGCGCCTGTTCGACAGCGAAACGCACCAGGCCTTCTTCGCCCGAGAGGAAGGCTACAACCGCTTCACCCTGGAGCGCCTGGCTATCCAGCACGACGGCAGAATGAGTGCAGAGGAAAAAGGCCTTGCAGTCGACCGTCTGCGAGCCTCCTTGCCTGAGGACTTGCAGGACGCCGTACTGCCGCAACTGCAACAGGAATTGCGACAGAACACAGCGCGTCTGCAGGCCGAGGGCGCCAGCGCGGTGCAAATACGCCAGATGCGCCAGCAACTGGTCGGTGCAGAAGCCACCACACGCCTGGAGGCGCTGGATAGCCAGCGCGAGAACTGGCAGAAGCGACTGGGTGACTATATCGCCGCGAAAGCGCGAATCGAGGCCAGCGAAGGCCTCAGTAGTGGGGACAAGCGTGCAGCAATCGAGGCGCTGGCTGCCGAACGTTTCGATGAGCGTGAACGCCTGCGCCTGGATGCCGCCGAACAGTTGGCGGCAAGCAAGAAGCCGTAG
- a CDS encoding TRAP transporter substrate-binding protein, whose protein sequence is MKRPLLAILTAAMLCSPLASFTAHADEVRSRMIRFGYGLNENSNQGRAAKLFAEEVAKASDGKLKVRTFGAASLGSDDQMQSALIGGAQEMMVGSTATLVGITKEMAVWDTPFLFSSAEQADAVLDGPVGRQVMDKLEEKGLVGLVYWENGFRNLTNNSRPINKLEDFSGVKLRVMPNPVFLETFKLMGANAVPLPFSELFTALETKAVDGQENPFNTILSSKFYEVQKYLTVTNHVYSPWIVTVSKRWWDGLSQTEQNILLEAAKKARDFERKDTREEAARALAELKDKGMQINEVEPAEVQRMREQAAPAIQKVVDTVGQQLFDQVQAEAEKAAL, encoded by the coding sequence ATGAAACGTCCGCTGCTCGCCATCCTCACCGCTGCCATGCTGTGCAGCCCGCTCGCAAGCTTCACTGCCCATGCCGATGAGGTGCGTTCGCGTATGATCCGCTTCGGTTACGGCCTCAACGAAAACAGCAACCAGGGTCGCGCGGCCAAACTGTTCGCCGAGGAAGTGGCCAAGGCCTCCGACGGCAAGCTCAAGGTGCGCACCTTCGGCGCCGCCAGCCTGGGCTCCGATGACCAGATGCAGAGCGCGCTGATCGGTGGCGCGCAGGAAATGATGGTCGGCTCCACCGCGACGCTGGTGGGCATCACCAAGGAAATGGCGGTATGGGACACACCGTTCCTGTTCAGCAGCGCCGAGCAGGCCGATGCCGTGCTGGACGGCCCGGTGGGGCGCCAGGTCATGGACAAACTGGAGGAGAAGGGCCTGGTCGGGTTGGTGTACTGGGAGAACGGCTTCCGTAACCTGACCAACAACAGCCGACCGATCAACAAGCTGGAGGACTTCTCCGGGGTCAAGTTGCGCGTGATGCCCAACCCGGTGTTTCTCGAGACCTTCAAGTTGATGGGGGCCAACGCGGTGCCGCTGCCGTTCTCCGAGCTGTTCACCGCGCTGGAGACCAAGGCCGTCGACGGTCAGGAAAATCCGTTCAACACCATCCTCTCCTCGAAGTTCTACGAAGTGCAGAAGTACCTGACCGTGACCAATCACGTGTACAGCCCGTGGATCGTCACCGTGTCCAAGCGCTGGTGGGATGGCCTGTCGCAAACCGAGCAGAACATCCTGCTGGAGGCGGCCAAGAAGGCGCGCGATTTCGAGCGCAAGGATACCCGCGAGGAAGCAGCTCGCGCCCTGGCTGAACTGAAGGACAAGGGCATGCAGATCAACGAAGTGGAGCCGGCCGAAGTGCAGCGCATGCGCGAGCAGGCCGCGCCGGCGATCCAGAAGGTCGTCGATACGGTCGGCCAGCAACTGTTCGATCAGGTCCAGGCTGAAGCCGAGAAGGCCGCTTTGTAA
- a CDS encoding sigma-54-dependent Fis family transcriptional regulator codes for MSIHMPGACPSDLTAFVADHFPERSVHPDEQIARSWYRSVMQHRLDPHGIGEKHVLTAEELREHQRLHQDYLSIASQGVTGLAKRVVPAGFAVLLSDEHGVTLDTRLPLQYDVYTQAGLIVGACWDESTVGTNGIGTSLASRQAMTIHHQEHFLVSNFRLSCSVAPIYDAQNILRGCLNATCLNSAGPKEAQYLTLQLVIMYARMIENASFRQRYRDRMTLSVKSHDDISDLANEQLLALDEQGRVIGANHAAFVSYQQECQTELLGSRIDQLLPASVDELLSLSNGGARGVNLRTLQGDAPVGVSLRVPAAQPQKRARPAVANNSEHPDLQRLGGSDPRLLEGVRRLRKVLDKDIPILITGETGTGKEAFARAIHRASARTRGPFVALNCAAIPESLIESELFGYRGGSFTGANKKGMKGKLELANGGTLFLDEIGDMPAHLQTRLLRVLAEREIFPLGAETPVPLDVQVISATHQDLTQMIASKAFREDLFYRLNGMPLALPALRERTDRMELIDQLLANHGRFRLSEAARQCLLAHPWPGNIRQLSSCLRYAAALAEDGCIDANCLPVELQQVSRNVAPAPLPANQLANRVENDEARHLHAALREHRWNISAVADAFGVARSTLYRKMKKYGIVQPNELF; via the coding sequence ATGAGCATTCACATGCCGGGGGCCTGCCCCAGCGACCTCACTGCCTTCGTGGCGGATCATTTTCCGGAGCGCAGCGTCCATCCGGACGAACAGATCGCCCGATCCTGGTACCGCAGCGTGATGCAACACCGCCTCGACCCGCACGGGATCGGCGAAAAGCATGTGCTGACGGCGGAGGAACTGCGCGAACATCAGCGTCTGCATCAGGATTACCTGAGCATCGCCAGCCAAGGCGTCACCGGGCTGGCCAAGCGCGTGGTACCAGCGGGCTTCGCCGTGCTGCTCAGCGACGAGCATGGTGTCACTCTCGATACCCGCCTGCCTCTGCAATACGACGTATACACCCAGGCCGGCCTGATCGTCGGCGCCTGCTGGGATGAGTCCACGGTCGGCACCAACGGCATCGGCACTTCGCTGGCCTCGCGCCAGGCGATGACCATTCACCACCAGGAACACTTCCTGGTTTCCAATTTCCGCCTCAGCTGCTCGGTGGCACCGATTTATGACGCGCAGAACATCCTGCGTGGCTGCCTCAATGCCACCTGTCTGAACAGCGCAGGGCCGAAGGAAGCGCAGTATCTCACCCTGCAACTGGTGATCATGTATGCGCGGATGATCGAGAATGCCAGCTTCCGCCAGCGCTACCGTGACCGCATGACCCTATCGGTGAAGTCCCATGACGACATCAGCGATCTGGCCAACGAGCAGCTGCTGGCGCTGGACGAACAGGGCCGCGTCATCGGTGCCAACCATGCGGCCTTCGTCAGCTACCAGCAGGAGTGTCAGACCGAGCTGCTCGGCAGCCGCATCGACCAACTGCTGCCGGCCAGCGTCGACGAGCTGCTCAGCCTGAGCAATGGCGGCGCACGCGGCGTCAACCTGCGCACCCTGCAGGGCGATGCGCCGGTGGGCGTCAGCCTGCGTGTGCCCGCCGCGCAACCGCAGAAGCGCGCTCGCCCGGCAGTTGCCAACAACAGCGAACACCCGGACCTGCAGCGCCTCGGGGGCAGCGACCCGCGCCTGCTCGAAGGCGTGCGCCGTCTGCGCAAGGTGCTCGACAAGGACATTCCGATCCTCATCACTGGTGAAACCGGTACCGGCAAGGAAGCCTTCGCCCGCGCCATCCACCGCGCCAGCGCGCGCACTCGCGGCCCCTTCGTGGCGTTGAATTGTGCGGCGATTCCGGAAAGCCTGATCGAGAGCGAACTGTTCGGCTATCGCGGCGGCAGCTTCACCGGCGCCAACAAGAAGGGCATGAAGGGCAAGCTGGAACTGGCCAATGGGGGCACGCTGTTTCTCGACGAGATCGGTGACATGCCGGCGCATCTGCAGACCCGCCTGCTGCGTGTTCTGGCCGAGCGCGAGATATTCCCGTTGGGCGCCGAAACGCCGGTGCCGCTGGATGTGCAGGTGATCTCCGCCACACACCAGGATCTGACGCAGATGATCGCCAGCAAGGCGTTTCGCGAGGACCTGTTCTATCGCCTGAATGGCATGCCGCTGGCGCTGCCGGCACTACGCGAGCGCACCGACCGTATGGAGTTGATCGATCAACTGCTGGCCAACCATGGTCGGTTTCGCCTTAGCGAGGCCGCACGTCAATGTCTGCTCGCCCACCCCTGGCCCGGCAATATCCGTCAGCTCTCCAGTTGCCTGCGCTATGCGGCGGCGCTGGCCGAGGACGGTTGTATCGATGCGAACTGCCTGCCGGTCGAACTGCAGCAGGTCAGCCGCAACGTCGCGCCCGCGCCGCTGCCCGCCAACCAACTGGCCAACCGTGTGGAAAACGACGAAGCCCGCCATCTGCACGCAGCGCTGCGCGAGCATCGCTGGAACATCAGCGCGGTGGCCGATGCTTTCGGCGTGGCGCGCTCGACCCTGTACCGCAAAATGAAGAAATACGGGATCGTGCAGCCGAACGAGCTGTTCTGA
- a CDS encoding TRAP transporter large permease, with product MTVAVFLSSLLGFMAFGMPIAFALILTAAVLMWYLDFWDVQLLAQNLLAGADSFPLLAVPFFILAGELMNAGGISRRIIAMAQAYFGHLRGGLGYVAIAAAVLLASMSGSALADTAALATLLLPMMRQRGYPVHSSAGLVAAGGIIAPIIPPSMPFVIYGVVTNTSISQLFMAGLVPGLIMGVGLIIAWTLIARGFTEPTPAKASAAERRRVLIDGAAALMLPVIIVGGLRFGIFTPTEAAVVAAVYALAVSTLLYRELSWNDLMETLTRASRTTASVMFLCAAATVSAYMITLAQLPDEIGAMLGPLAEHPRLLVLAIMLLMIAVGMVLDLTPTILILAPVLAPITIKAGVDPVYFGVMFVLIGSIGLITPPVGTVLNVVGGIGKLRMEVLVRGVMPFFLIYMAIVVLLVAFPAIVTVPLAWLR from the coding sequence ATGACTGTCGCGGTATTTCTTTCCTCCCTGCTGGGGTTCATGGCATTCGGCATGCCCATTGCGTTTGCCCTGATCCTCACGGCGGCCGTGCTCATGTGGTACCTGGATTTCTGGGACGTGCAGCTGTTGGCGCAGAACCTGCTCGCCGGTGCCGACAGTTTCCCGCTACTGGCGGTGCCTTTCTTCATCCTGGCTGGTGAGCTGATGAACGCCGGCGGCATCTCCCGGCGCATCATCGCCATGGCCCAGGCGTACTTCGGCCACCTGCGTGGCGGCCTGGGCTATGTTGCCATCGCTGCCGCCGTGCTGCTGGCCAGCATGTCCGGCTCGGCCCTGGCCGATACCGCGGCGCTCGCCACCTTATTGTTGCCGATGATGCGTCAGCGTGGCTATCCGGTGCATTCCTCGGCGGGGCTGGTGGCCGCTGGCGGCATCATCGCGCCGATCATCCCGCCGTCGATGCCCTTCGTGATCTACGGCGTGGTTACCAACACCTCCATCAGCCAGCTGTTCATGGCCGGTCTGGTGCCGGGACTGATCATGGGCGTAGGCCTGATCATCGCCTGGACCCTGATCGCTCGCGGCTTCACCGAGCCGACGCCGGCCAAGGCCAGCGCAGCCGAGCGGCGTCGGGTGCTGATCGATGGTGCGGCGGCGCTGATGCTGCCGGTGATCATCGTCGGCGGCCTGCGTTTCGGCATTTTTACCCCCACCGAGGCGGCTGTGGTCGCAGCGGTCTATGCCCTGGCCGTTTCCACCTTGCTCTATCGCGAGCTGAGCTGGAACGACCTGATGGAAACCCTGACCCGCGCCAGTCGCACCACGGCGTCGGTGATGTTTCTCTGTGCGGCCGCTACCGTATCGGCCTACATGATCACCCTGGCGCAGTTGCCGGACGAGATCGGCGCCATGCTCGGGCCGCTGGCCGAGCACCCAAGATTGCTGGTACTGGCGATCATGTTGCTGATGATCGCGGTAGGCATGGTGCTCGACCTGACCCCGACCATCCTGATTCTGGCACCGGTACTGGCGCCCATCACGATCAAGGCCGGCGTCGATCCGGTGTACTTCGGCGTGATGTTCGTACTGATCGGCTCCATCGGCCTGATCACCCCGCCAGTCGGCACGGTACTCAACGTCGTCGGCGGCATCGGCAAGTTGCGCATGGAGGTGCTGGTGCGCGGTGTCATGCCGTTCTTCCTGATCTATATGGCCATCGTCGTGCTGCTGGTGGCGTTCCCGGCCATCGTCACCGTGCCGCTGGCCTGGTTGCGCTGA
- a CDS encoding gluconokinase, GntK/IdnK-type, which yields MQQQPSALPARTTLVVMGVSGSGKSEISQAVAAALGWRHIEADHFHPAENVERMRAGIALSDEDRRHWLDALCEQMLSAQAAGECFVLACSALKRAYRERLRQAIPGLQFVHLNIDHATAVQRVGARPEHFMPISLVDSQFATLESPTGEPYVRVVDAQQPVQSLVIDIQAWVRRDAAEVLSSDAQNTLGSEIDSANQAAQLGAEPIYDGRIARLFDRLTDGLMAVLMAFMVVAVFTNVVLRYAFGTGWPGAEELSRLAFVWLVFVGVASSMRRGELMTFRMIRDRFPLLAQRLVDSLSWMLVAGASLLSAWGAWNQVQFGWGNVSTVVGYPVVLAMLPVLASMLVLAILAVVQLVNLWRHTPQRALAQAHVE from the coding sequence ATGCAACAGCAGCCTTCCGCATTGCCTGCCCGTACCACGCTCGTGGTCATGGGAGTCAGTGGTTCCGGCAAAAGCGAGATCAGCCAGGCGGTCGCCGCTGCACTGGGCTGGCGCCATATCGAAGCCGATCATTTCCATCCTGCCGAAAACGTCGAACGTATGCGTGCCGGCATTGCACTCAGTGACGAAGACCGTCGTCACTGGCTGGATGCGCTATGCGAGCAGATGCTCAGTGCACAGGCCGCCGGCGAGTGCTTCGTGCTGGCCTGCTCGGCGCTCAAACGTGCCTACCGTGAGCGCCTGCGTCAGGCCATTCCCGGCCTGCAGTTCGTTCACCTGAATATCGATCACGCCACTGCGGTGCAGCGTGTCGGGGCTCGGCCCGAGCATTTCATGCCGATTTCCCTGGTCGACAGCCAGTTCGCCACTCTCGAAAGCCCGACGGGCGAGCCTTATGTACGTGTCGTCGATGCACAGCAGCCAGTGCAAAGCCTGGTGATTGATATCCAGGCCTGGGTTCGCCGCGATGCCGCGGAGGTGCTTTCCAGCGACGCTCAGAATACTCTCGGTAGCGAAATTGATAGCGCTAACCAAGCGGCCCAGTTGGGCGCCGAACCGATTTATGACGGGCGCATTGCGCGTCTGTTCGATCGGCTGACCGACGGCCTGATGGCTGTTTTGATGGCGTTCATGGTGGTCGCCGTGTTCACCAACGTGGTGCTGCGCTATGCGTTCGGCACCGGCTGGCCGGGCGCCGAGGAGTTATCGCGCCTGGCCTTCGTCTGGCTGGTGTTCGTCGGCGTGGCCTCCAGCATGCGCCGTGGCGAGCTGATGACCTTCCGCATGATTCGGGACCGCTTCCCGCTGCTGGCGCAACGGCTGGTGGATTCGCTGAGCTGGATGCTGGTTGCCGGAGCCAGCCTGCTCTCGGCCTGGGGCGCCTGGAATCAGGTGCAGTTCGGCTGGGGCAATGTCAGCACGGTGGTCGGTTACCCCGTGGTGCTGGCGATGCTGCCTGTATTGGCGAGCATGCTGGTGCTGGCAATTCTCGCAGTGGTGCAACTGGTCAATCTCTGGCGGCACACGCCGCAGCGGGCCTTGGCCCAGGCGCACGTCGAATGA
- the greB gene encoding transcription elongation factor GreB yields MSRYRPPRPAGTPLITPEGEARLRAELHELWHVRRPQVTQSVSEAAAQGDRSENAEYTYGKKMLREIDSRVRFLTKRLEKLKVVSEKPSDPNKVYFGAWVTIEDEDGEQSRYRIVGPDELDLKQGLISIDSPLARALVGKELDAEVRVHSPSGEKTCYIVEIGYP; encoded by the coding sequence ATGAGCCGCTATCGTCCCCCTCGTCCCGCCGGTACTCCCCTGATCACGCCTGAAGGCGAAGCGCGCTTGCGCGCCGAGCTGCACGAGCTGTGGCATGTGCGCCGGCCCCAGGTGACACAGTCGGTGAGCGAAGCGGCAGCCCAGGGCGACCGCTCGGAAAACGCCGAGTACACCTACGGCAAGAAGATGCTGCGCGAAATCGACAGCCGCGTGCGCTTTCTCACCAAGCGCCTGGAAAAGCTCAAGGTGGTCAGCGAAAAACCATCCGATCCGAACAAGGTGTATTTCGGTGCCTGGGTCACTATCGAGGATGAGGATGGCGAGCAGTCGCGCTACCGCATCGTTGGTCCCGACGAGCTGGATTTGAAGCAGGGCCTGATCAGCATCGACTCGCCACTGGCACGCGCCCTGGTCGGCAAGGAACTGGACGCAGAGGTTCGCGTGCACAGCCCCAGTGGCGAGAAGACCTGCTACATCGTCGAGATCGGTTATCCCTGA
- a CDS encoding triacylglycerol lipase, whose translation MKNNKTLLALCLGAGLLASGQTQAAWFGSSGYTQTKYPIVLGHGMLGFDSILGVDYWYGIPAALRRDGASVYVTEVSQLDTSEARGEQLLQQVEDIVAISGKGKVNLIGHSHGGPTTRYVAAVRPDLVASVTSVGAPHKGSAAADFLKGVSEGPAGPVATPLLVGIVNGLGTLINFLSGSSSTTPQNALGSLESLNSEGAARFNAKFPQGLPTSACGEGAYSVNGVRYYSWSGTSPLTNLLDPSDLLMGASSLTFGNEANDGLVGRCSSRMGQVIRDNYRMNHLDEVNQTLGLTSLFETDPVTVYRQHANRLKNAGL comes from the coding sequence ATGAAGAACAATAAAACCCTGCTCGCCCTCTGCCTTGGTGCCGGCTTGCTCGCCAGCGGCCAGACCCAGGCTGCCTGGTTCGGCTCCTCAGGCTATACCCAGACCAAATATCCCATCGTCCTTGGCCACGGCATGCTCGGCTTCGACAGCATCCTCGGGGTCGACTACTGGTATGGCATCCCTGCAGCCCTGCGCCGCGATGGCGCCAGTGTCTATGTCACCGAAGTCAGCCAGCTGGATACCTCCGAGGCTCGCGGCGAGCAGTTGCTGCAGCAGGTCGAGGACATCGTCGCCATCAGCGGCAAGGGCAAGGTCAACCTGATCGGTCATAGCCATGGCGGCCCCACCACGCGCTACGTCGCCGCCGTGCGCCCGGACCTGGTCGCCTCGGTCACCAGCGTCGGTGCACCGCACAAGGGCTCGGCGGCTGCCGACTTCCTCAAGGGCGTCAGCGAGGGCCCGGCCGGCCCGGTCGCCACACCATTGCTGGTGGGGATCGTCAATGGCCTGGGCACGCTGATCAACTTCCTCTCCGGCAGTTCCAGCACCACGCCGCAGAACGCGCTGGGTTCGCTGGAGTCGCTCAACAGCGAAGGTGCAGCGCGATTCAACGCCAAATTCCCGCAGGGCCTGCCCACCAGTGCCTGCGGCGAAGGCGCGTACAGCGTCAATGGCGTGCGTTACTACTCCTGGAGCGGCACCAGCCCATTGACCAACCTGCTCGACCCGAGCGACCTGCTGATGGGTGCCTCCTCGCTGACCTTCGGCAACGAGGCCAACGACGGTCTGGTCGGTCGCTGCAGCTCGCGCATGGGCCAGGTGATTCGTGACAACTACCGGATGAACCACCTCGACGAGGTCAACCAGACGCTGGGCCTGACCAGCCTGTTCGAGACCGACCCGGTGACGGTCTACCGCCAACACGCCAACCGCCTGAAGAACGCCGGGCTCTAA